Proteins encoded together in one Cyprinus carpio isolate SPL01 chromosome B14, ASM1834038v1, whole genome shotgun sequence window:
- the zic6 gene encoding zic family member 6, whose product MTSLSRFSGCPLSCVNPGESNTEPSVVLPPLAEEHMGHPTGSSLKLCPSQNLRDYHETRASAFVDHSVTHFPDTGYTSHRLEPSPRGIILGTNLSAAGMPPVTDQLAPRPNQHGNIGRYRDLHSYRDGRSHAFFNTYQEQAHGSSDATRDLSSQMMLGLPGDLLSRTHPYGQSVSGPRANSQQLVTQFLEFYKPLNMAMQRGGGDAFLRCSRQNPKHELVCKWSDGQEGTGKPPCARSFGTMYELVTHVTVEHVGGPEHSDYVCHWENCSRDRKPFKAKYKLVNHIRVHTGEKPFPCPFHGCEKVFARSENLKIHKRTHTGEKPFKCEFEGCNRRFANSSDRKKHSHVHSSDKPYTCKVRGCEKCYTHPSSLRKHMKLHCKAYIAKIGEDDEHLVEARSPEVAEQQDTPASTTVTRTMTTPSLSPETQNESTMRSRFHHTFENSLDYMAHRPQSLLDPLLLQRGSYRPESVQYSCSQPSHTFAPSHRTFATNSPFQKSLVNGWYTCHSAVDTFSPKHCNSDI is encoded by the exons ATGACAAGCCTGTCGCGGTTTAGTGGCTGCCCTCTTTCTTGCGTCAACCCTGGGGAGAGCAATACTGAACCCAGCGTGGTGCTGCCACCTTTGGCAGAGGAGCACATGGGGCACCCCACTGGTAGTTCCTTAAAACTCTGCCCCTCGCAAAATTTGCGAGACTACCACGAGACGAGGGCCAGTGCATTTGTTGACCACTCGGTTACCCATTTTCCAGACACTGGATACACCAGTCATCGCTTAGAACCCAGTCCTAGGGGCATTATCCTTGGGACAAATCTGTCAGCAGCAGGCATGCCACCAGTAACTGATCAGCTGGCTCCGAGACCTAACCAACATGGCAATATTGGAAGGTACCGTGACCTCCACAGCTATAGGGATGGCAGGAGCCACGCGTTCTTCAACACGTATCAAGAGCAGGCCCATGGCTCGTCAGACGCAACCCGAGATCTCAGCAGCCAAATGATGTTGGGTCTTCCAGGGGATCTTCTCTCACGAACGCACCCGTACGGGCAGTCGGTCAGTGGCCCTAGGGCCAACAGCCAGCAGCTAGTCACCCAGTTCCTGGAGTTCTATAAGCCTCTGAATATGGCCATGCAGCGAGGAGGGGGTGACGCCTTCCTCAGGTGCTCCAGGCAGAACCCGAAGCACGAGCTGGTGTGCAAGTGGAGTGACGGCCAAGAAGGCACTGGCAAGCCGCCCTGCGCCAGGAGTTTTGGGACCATGTATGAACTCGTCACCCATGTGACGGTTGAGCATGTCGGAGGACCGGAGCACTCCGACTACGTTTGTCACTGGGAGAACTGTTCAAGAGACAGAAAGCCTTTCAAAGCCAAATACAAGCTCGTCAACCACATCAGAGtgcacactggagaaaagccctTTCCTTGCCCTTTTCATGgatgtgaaaaagtttttgccagATCCGAGAACCTCAAGATACACAAGAGAACGCATACAG GTGAGAAACCGTTTAAATGTGAGTTTGAGGGCTGCAATCGGAGATTTGCAAACAGCAGTGACCGGAAGAAGCATTCTCACGTTCACTCCAGCGATAAACCCTACACGTGCAAGGTCAGAGGCTGTGAAAAATGTTACACACATCCCAGCTCCTTGCGCAAGCACATGAAACTCCACTGCAAGGCCTACATCGCCAAAATCGGCGAAGACGACGAACACCTTGTAGAGGCCAGGTCTCCTGAGGTGGCGGAACAGCAAGACACGCCCGCCTCTACCACTGTGACGCGAACGATGACGACTCCCTCCTTGTCTCCAGAGACACAAAATGAGTCGACTATGAGGTCACGTTTCCATCACACCTTTGAAAACAGTTTGGACTATATGGCGCACAGGCCACAGTCCCTTTTGGACCCTTTGTTGCTACAACGTGGCAGCTACAGACCAGAGTCTGTACAATATTCGTGCAGCCAACCAAGCCATACGTTCGCACCTAGCCATAGAACTTTTGCGACCAACTCACCTTTTCAAAAAAGTCTGGTAAATGGCTGGTACACATGTCATAGCGCCGTGGACACCTTTTCACCCAAACACTGTAACAGTGATATATAA